The following proteins are encoded in a genomic region of Galbibacter sp. BG1:
- a CDS encoding TRAP transporter small permease gives MTVREKIDRTLGKVLVVIMAVMVVNVLWQVFTRYVTGTPSSVTDELARYLMIWVGVLGAAYVSGRNMHVAIDVLPQKASPKTQKRLLILVNILIILFALVAFVIGGIRLVYISYILGQHSPALNVPLAVVYMVLPISGLLIIYYKTSDILKK, from the coding sequence ATGACAGTTAGGGAAAAAATAGACCGCACTTTAGGCAAGGTGCTCGTGGTTATCATGGCCGTGATGGTTGTAAATGTACTATGGCAGGTATTCACCCGCTACGTTACGGGAACCCCCAGCTCGGTCACCGATGAACTCGCACGCTACCTCATGATCTGGGTGGGCGTTCTGGGCGCTGCCTACGTCTCGGGAAGGAACATGCATGTGGCCATCGATGTACTGCCACAAAAAGCAAGCCCAAAGACCCAAAAGAGGTTATTGATCCTCGTCAACATCCTTATCATACTGTTTGCCCTAGTGGCCTTTGTTATCGGGGGCATACGGCTGGTGTACATCAGTTATATCCTGGGGCAACACTCCCCTGCCCTGAACGTCCCATTGGCAGTGGTCTATATGGTACTGCCCATAAGCGGGCTCCTCATAATCTATTATAAAACCTCAGATATCCTAAAGAAATAA
- a CDS encoding TRAP transporter large permease, producing MEYIPVIVLVISFIGLLAIGTPVAWSITISSLLTMLVSIPAIPAFTTVAQRMATGLDSFALLAIPFFILSGQLMNKGGIAHRLIAFAKTLVGALPGGLALINVIAAMLMGAIAGSAMASASAMGSILGPEMEKEGYSKEFGVAVNITSATTGLIIPPSNVLIVYSLASGGVSIAALFLAGYIPGILTGLFLMIVAAVWAKKKGYKTGKRSSLKEVFKTFVTALPSLLLLVVVIGGIVVGIFTATEASAIAVLYTLVLGFYYREISLKNLPQVLLDASATTAIVMLLIGASMSMSWVMSFENIPQDISSALLGISDNPIVILLIINMLLLFVGIFMDMTPAVLIFTPIFLPIVTKLGMDPVQFGIIMVLNLCIGLCTPPVGSVLFVGVGVAKTSIQKVVKPLLPLFLAMIFALFLVTYFPQLTLWLPSLFDL from the coding sequence ATGGAATATATACCCGTAATCGTATTGGTGATCAGTTTTATAGGCCTTTTGGCCATAGGTACCCCCGTGGCCTGGAGCATTACCATTTCCTCGTTGCTCACCATGTTGGTGAGCATTCCCGCTATCCCGGCATTTACCACCGTGGCACAGCGGATGGCCACGGGGCTCGATAGTTTTGCGCTCTTGGCCATCCCGTTTTTTATCCTCTCCGGACAGCTCATGAACAAAGGGGGGATCGCCCATCGGCTCATTGCCTTTGCCAAGACCTTGGTTGGCGCGCTCCCCGGCGGACTGGCACTTATAAATGTCATTGCCGCCATGCTCATGGGCGCCATTGCAGGTTCGGCCATGGCCTCGGCCTCGGCCATGGGAAGCATCCTTGGGCCGGAGATGGAAAAGGAGGGCTATTCCAAGGAATTTGGGGTGGCCGTGAACATCACCTCTGCCACAACTGGGCTCATTATCCCGCCGAGCAATGTGCTTATCGTATATTCCCTTGCCAGTGGTGGGGTATCCATCGCTGCACTTTTTCTTGCAGGGTACATCCCCGGTATTTTAACGGGGCTGTTCCTTATGATCGTTGCGGCCGTATGGGCCAAAAAGAAGGGCTATAAGACCGGGAAAAGGAGTTCCCTGAAAGAAGTATTTAAAACATTTGTAACCGCACTGCCAAGCCTTTTGCTGTTGGTGGTGGTGATAGGCGGGATCGTGGTGGGTATCTTTACGGCCACGGAAGCTTCCGCCATTGCAGTGCTCTATACATTGGTGCTCGGGTTCTATTACAGGGAAATTTCCTTGAAAAACCTGCCCCAAGTGCTTTTGGACGCCTCGGCCACCACTGCGATAGTGATGTTGCTCATTGGGGCTTCCATGAGTATGTCGTGGGTAATGTCCTTCGAGAACATTCCACAGGATATCAGCAGCGCACTCTTGGGGATCAGCGATAACCCGATCGTGATTTTGTTGATCATTAATATGTTACTGCTGTTTGTGGGGATCTTTATGGATATGACCCCTGCGGTACTTATTTTTACCCCCATATTCCTGCCCATCGTGACCAAACTGGGGATGGATCCCGTACAGTTCGGTATCATTATGGTGCTGAACCTGTGCATCGGGCTGTGCACACCACCCGTGGGCTCCGTGCTCTTTGTTGGGGTCGGGGTGGCCAAAACGAGCATCCAGAAAGTGGTGAAACCACTCCTACCTTTGTTCCTGGCCATGATCTTCGCACTTTTCCTGGTGACCTATTTCCCGCAGTTGACGCTTTGGCTACCGAGCTTGTTTGATTTATAA